The Longimicrobiales bacterium DNA window TGCGCCCCCGACAGCGGGCGCAGCGAACCACTCGAGACCACCGTCCCGATGACACTGCCACTCTGCGCTTCGGCAGGCGCCGCGAGCGCCAGCAGCGCAGCAACTGTCCAACAGAGTCCCGGGGAAAGTGACCGGCGCAGGCGCGTCCATCCGCGCGCCGGAGGTTGGCCCTTCTGCCGCATGACTGCCTCCTGATGCCGTGACTGGAACGGGAAAGAACGGAGACGGGCGCGATTCCGCGGTGGGAACCGGGGTGCGCACGTCGCACACGATACTGCCTTAGAATTTGTATACATCATGGTAGGCGTCGGCCGCGCCGGCCGCAAGGATTTTGTGCGCGCAACGAGAATCGGATGGGTTCACCAGGCCTGATCGGGTCAGGAGGACGCCGGATCGCCGCCCGGTACGGCACGTCGTCGCGAGGTGGCGAGTGCCAGCCTTGCCCGTCGCCGGGCGGCGGCTCACATTGAGTGTATACAGTTCGATATACCTTCCCGCGGCCGAACGGGACCACCCGCCGGCGCAACCCGACACCGGAAACAGCTCACGGGCATCCAGCCCAGACGACCCGAGAGGCATCTCCATGCGCAAGCGCCCGTCGTGCAGTCCACGCCTGTTCGCTCTCCTCGTTCTGGCGGTGCTCGCACCGGTGCAGGTGCAGGCGCAGGCACAGCCCGAGGCGTGTCCGTGGGACGTGGTGATCCGCAACGGCAGGGTGCTGGACGGCGCCGGCAACCCGTGGATCCTGGCGGACGTTGCGATCCGTGACGGGCGCTTCGCGGAGATCGGCCACGTGCAGGGGTGCGCCCTTCGTGAGATCGATGCGACGGGGCGCTACGTGTCGCCGGGCTGGATCGACATGATGGACCAGTCGGGCGGGGTTCTGCCGCGCAACCCGCTGGCGGAGAACAAGCTGCGGATGGGCGTAACCACGGCGATCGGCGGGGAGGGTGGCCCGCCGGTGCCGGTGGATTCGCTGGCGTCGTACTTCGAGCGGCTGGAGAACCAGGGCATCAGCATCAACTTCGGCACGTACGTGAGCCACGGGAACGCGCGTGGTCCGGTCCTGGGCAACAGCTCCCGGCCCCCCACGCCGGCGGAGCTGGAGCGGATGAAGGAGATCATCGCGCGCGCGATGGAGGCGGGTGCGATCGGGATGACAACGGCGCTGATCTATCCGCCATTGAGCTACACGACGACGGCGGAGCTGATCGAGACGGCCCGTGTCGCGGGCTCCTACGGCGGCATCTACGCCAGCCACATCCGGGGCGAGGGACGCGAGCTGGTCGAGGCGGTCGCGGAGGCGATCGAGATCGGGGAGAAAGGCGAGCTGCCGGTCGAGATCTTCCACCTGAAGGCAGCCTACCAGCCGGGCTGGGGCACGCTGATGGGGCGGGCCGGTGCGCTGATCGACTCGGCGCGTGCGCGCGGGGTGGACGTCGCGGCGGACCTGTACCCGTACACGGCTGGCGGCACCGGTCTCGAGGCGACGATCCCGGCCTGGGCGCACGAGGGCGGCATCGATTCGTTGCGCGCGCGTCTCGCGCGGCCGGACGTGCGCGCGCGCATGAAGCGCGAGCTGGAGACGGGCTCGCCCGGCTGGTGGAACATCGTCGAGGCGGCGGGCGGCTGGGACGGTGTCGTGCTGGTGAATGCGCGCAACGAGCAGAACGCACGCTTCGAGGGGATGACGCTGGAAGAGATTGCGCGCGAGACGGGCAAGGACCCGGCGGACGCGGCGTGGGACATCGTCGCGGCGGGCAATGGCCGCGTCATGGCGATCTACCACATGATGTCCGAGCAGGACATCGAGGAGGCGCTGCAGTTCCCGTGGGTGAGCATCGGCAGCGACGCGGGCGCAGCGCTGCGCCCCGGCTCGGCCGACGTGCTCGGCCTGCCGCACCCGCGCAGCTACGGCACGTTTCCGCGCGTGATCGCGCGCTATGTGAAGGAGCGGGGCGTGCTGACGCTTCCCGATGCGATCCGTCGGATGACGTCGTGGCCGGCCACGCGCATGCGGCTGGCGGACCGCGGCGTGATCCGCACCGGTGCGTGGGCGGACGTCGTCGTGTTCGACCTGGCGACGCTGGCGGATCGCGCGACCTACGATGAGCCGACACTGTATCCCGAGGGCATCGACTACGTGCTGGTGAACGGCGCGGTCGTAATCGACCAGGGCCGCCACACGGGTGAACGGCCGGGCCACGTGCTGTACGGACCGGGCCGGGCGGAGCAACCGGAGAACTGACCATGATGCGACGACGGCGCCCCGTTCGAATCGTCCTGCCCGCACTGCTGCTGTTCGCCGGTGCGTGCGCGCCGGCGCTGCAGTCACAGCGCGAGGATCCGCTTCGGGGGCTCGACACCTTGCTCGAGCGCGCGCGCACCGGAGCGGAGATCCCCGGCCTCGCCCTCGCCGTCGTCCGCAACGACTCGGTCATCTATGCCCGGGGCTTCGGCGTGCTGGAGCAGGGCGGCAGCGAGCGGGTGGATGCCAACACGCTGTTCGCAATCGGCTCCAACACCAAGGCGTTCACGGCCGCGCTCGTCGGCAGGCTGGTCGAGGACGGAAAGATGCGCTGGGACGATCCGGTCACGCAGCACCTCCCGGAGTTCCGGCTGTTCGATCCGTACGTGACGCGCGAGATCACGCTGCGTGACGCCCTGTCGCACCGCAGCGGGCTGGGCAGACGCGGCGACATGATCTGGTACGCCACGCCCTACGATCGCACGGA harbors:
- a CDS encoding D-aminoacylase, with translation MRKRPSCSPRLFALLVLAVLAPVQVQAQAQPEACPWDVVIRNGRVLDGAGNPWILADVAIRDGRFAEIGHVQGCALREIDATGRYVSPGWIDMMDQSGGVLPRNPLAENKLRMGVTTAIGGEGGPPVPVDSLASYFERLENQGISINFGTYVSHGNARGPVLGNSSRPPTPAELERMKEIIARAMEAGAIGMTTALIYPPLSYTTTAELIETARVAGSYGGIYASHIRGEGRELVEAVAEAIEIGEKGELPVEIFHLKAAYQPGWGTLMGRAGALIDSARARGVDVAADLYPYTAGGTGLEATIPAWAHEGGIDSLRARLARPDVRARMKRELETGSPGWWNIVEAAGGWDGVVLVNARNEQNARFEGMTLEEIARETGKDPADAAWDIVAAGNGRVMAIYHMMSEQDIEEALQFPWVSIGSDAGAALRPGSADVLGLPHPRSYGTFPRVIARYVKERGVLTLPDAIRRMTSWPATRMRLADRGVIRTGAWADVVVFDLATLADRATYDEPTLYPEGIDYVLVNGAVVIDQGRHTGERPGHVLYGPGRAEQPEN